One region of Solanum pennellii chromosome 6, SPENNV200 genomic DNA includes:
- the LOC107020999 gene encoding uncharacterized protein LOC107020999, with the protein MGSCGIGNRVEMEPRWVEMLGPDPSAVTEDCWAVAEEAVQEVVNCVHPTLDTEEKRKDVVDYVQRLIRCSLGCEVFSYGSVPLKTYLPDGDIDLTVFGSPVVEETLARDVLAVLQEEELKGNTEYDVKDPQFIDAEVKLVKCIVRNTVIDISFNQLGGLSTLCFLEQVDRLVGKNHLFKRSIILIKAWCYYESRVLGAHHGLISTYALETLVLFIFQLFHSSLNGPLAVLYRFLDYYSKFDWDNYCISLNGPVCKSSLPELFVEMPDYISNELLLSEEFLRNSAEMFSVPSRGLESDTRPFQQKYLNIIDPLKENNNLGRSVSKGNLYRIQRAFKYGARKLGDILLSPYDKVADEIKKFFANTIERHRLNLVAELQYSNLIFGDEDTCSSLSPAEFYANARMLLKSSDGDFENDSLKKAYTSISNELLSSLMNGASSEMVSETGSFSDDALVSGFCQYRYANDPLASVPLNLGVSNGSYDCSSNGNSMSSLSWKHYYAPPFYFNKSSVENGNSGPELCQSDLSGSCLGVETPECPQESSSIYKAGTDCSEDFWSGGSEISSPRTSVLESVTLDIGERDLASTAGDIEAINPLVDLSGDYDSHIRSLLYGQCCYGCYLSAPVLNSPSSPSPSQNKNFWDTVRQSIPLRKNSFWQTNGNGMLVVEPAVRPSGNALSSDATLRSGKKEMAQGTGIYFPKTEYQQERRKGRTKSKALGSHGQFHLHSGTHSYEVAFSDANHSEEISAVKSSVGGREKLASSSQSGGLLEESHANAFSNSSCRIEFGSLGNLSEDVLSHTSRDVILIPSAPQKVQLPEPACSKQGRDAEHSLRLKNEDEFPPLPLWKV; encoded by the exons ATGGGTTCTTGTGGAATCGGTAATCGGGTAGAAATGGAGCCTCGATGGGTGGAAATGTTGGGTCCTGATCCATCGGCAGTTACAGAGGATTGTTGGGCTGTTGCTGAAGAAGCTGTACAAGAGGTTGTGAATTGTGTTCATCCGACTCTTGATACTGAAGAGAAGAGGAAAGATGTTGTTGATTATGTGCAGAGACTCATCAGATGTTCTCTTGGATGCGAG GTTTTCTCATATGGATCAGTGCCACTGAAGACCTACCTTCCTGATGGTGACATTGATTTGACTGTTTTTGGCAGTCCTGTTGTTGAAGAAACATTAGCCCGTGATGTTCTCGCTGTTCTGCAGGAAGAAGAGCTAAAGGGAAATACTGAGTATGATGTCAAGGATCCCCAATTTATTGATGCTGAG GTTAAGCTCGTGAAATGTATTGTACGAAATACTGTGATAGATATTTCCTTTAATCAGTTAGGAGGACTTAGCACACTCTGTTTCCTTGAGCAG GTAGATCGCCTTGTTGGTAAAAATCATCTATTCAAACGTAGCATTATTTTGATAAAGGCTTGGTGCTATTATGAAAGTCGTGTTCTTGGTGCACATCATGGTCTAATTTCTACATATGCTCTGGAAACACTGGTCTTATTTATATTCCAACTGTTCCATTCATCGCTAAATGGTCCTCTAGCG GTTCTCTATAGATTTTTGGATTACTACAGCAAATTTGATTGGGACAACTATTGTATCAGTTTGAATGGTCCAGTATGCAAATCATCCCTTCCTGAGTTATTTG TTGAGATGCCAGATTATATAAGCAATGAGTTGTTGCTAAGTGAGGAATTTTTAAGGAACAGTGCGGAAATGTTCTCAGTTCCATCCAGGGGTCTTGAGTCGGACACACGACCATTTCAACAGAAGTATCTAAACATAATTGACCCCTTGAAGGAAAATAATAACCTTGGACGTAGTGTCAGCAAAG GTAATCTCTATCGAATACAAAGAGCTTTTAAGTATGGGGCCCGCAAGCTTGGCGATATTCTTTTGTCACCGTATGACAAAGTTGCTGATGAGATCAAGAAGTTCTTTGCAAACACTATTGAGAGGCATAGACTCAATCTTGTGGCTGAATTGCAATATTCCAACCTAATTTTTGGAGATGAAGACACATGTTCTTCATTATCCCCTGCTGAATTTTATGCCAATGCTAGAATGCTTCTGAAATCATCAGACGGTGATTTTGAGAATGATAGCCTGAaaaaggcatatacatcaatatcaAATGAGTTGTTGAGTAGTTTGATGAATGGAGCTTCTTCAGAAATGGTGTCAGAAACTGGCTCCTTTTCAGATGATGCACTAGTGTCAGGATTCTGTCAATACAGATATGCAAATGATCCTTTAGCTTCTGTACCTCTAAATCTAGGTGTTTCAAATGGCTCATATGACTGTAGTTCTAATGGAAATTCCATGAGTTCTCTTTCTTGGAAGCATTACTATGCTCCTCCGTTCTATTTCAATAAATCATCTGTTGAAAATGGGAACTCTGGACCTGAGTTGTGCCAAAGTGACCTATCTGGTTCTTGTTTGGGGGTGGAAACCCCAGAGTGCCCTCAGGAGAGCAGCAGCATCTACAAAGCAGGTACTGATTGTAGTGAGGACTTCTGGTCTGGTGGTTCAGAAATCTCAAGTCCAAGGACCAGTGTTTTAGAAAGTGTAACTCTCGATATAGGGGAAAGGGACTTGGCAAGCACAGCTGGAGATATTGAAGCTATAAATCCCTTAGTGGACTTAAGTGGGGACTATGACAGCCATATACGGAGTTTGCTTTATGGCCAGTGTTGCTATGGGTGTTATTTGTCAGCACCAGTACTTAATAGTCCTTCATCACCTTCTCCATCTCAAAACAAAAACTTTTGGGATACTGTCCGACAATCAATACCACTTAGAAAGAACTCATTTTGGCAAACAAATGGGAATGGTATGCTTGTCGTGGAACCAGCTGTTCGTCCTTCTGGCAATGCTCTATCATCTGATGCTACTTTACGTTCTGGCAAGAAAGAAATGGCTCAAGGAACTGGCATCTACTTTCCGAAAACG GAATATCAGCAGGAGAGACGTAAAGGACGGACTAAGAGTAAGGCATTAGGAAGTCATGGTCAGTTTCATTTGCATAGTGGCACCCATAGTTACGAGGTTGCATTTTCTGATGCAAATCATTCAGAGGAGATTTCAGCTGTCAAATCTTCTGTTGGAGGTCGTGAGAAGTTAGCCTCTTCTAGCCAATCTGGTGGCCTCCTCGAAGAATCTCATGCCAATGCTTTCTCGAATTCATCATGTAGAATTGAATTTGGATCTCTGGGTAATCTCTCTGAGGATGTGCTTTCACACACTTCTCGTGATGTGATTCTGATTCCAAGTGCCCCACAAAAAGTGCAACTTCCAGAACCTGCTTGTAGTAAGCAAGGAAG GGATGCAGAGCATTCGTTGAGGCTGAAGAACGAAGATGAGTTCCCTCCTCTACCATTGTGGAAGGTTTAG
- the LOC107022848 gene encoding transcription repressor OFP17: MNTSCCLKFNNPCKKIVKLFKFKLRKPLFIRRLRIFRPSTRCESNTSNRRKQASQVLSVFRCIRRSKPREEDQVMALKSFSGHIKAPVPSPITPAYARLSGATKKELVIFQDDVEDACRSFENYLAEMIVEEGKMRDIMDVEELLYCWKNLKSPVFIDLVCRFYGELCKDLFSNTYKDDINSPQKIMQ, encoded by the exons atgaacacTTCATGTTGCTTGAAATTCAATAATCCATGCAAGAAAATAGTAAAGTTGTTCAAGTTCAAACTAAGAAAGCCTCTCTTCATAAGAAGGCTTCGAATTTTTCGTCCTTCAACAAGATGTGAAAGCAATACAAGCAATCGTAGAAAGCAAGCTTCACAAGTTCTTTCGGTGTTTCGTTGCATAAGGAGATCAAAACCAAGAGAGGAGGACCAAGTCATGGCACTCAAGAGTTTCTCAG GGCATATTAAAGCACCAGTTCCTTCACCAATTACTCCAGCTTATGCAAGATTAAGTGGAGCTACTAAAAAAGAACTAGTAATATTTCAGGATGATGTTGAAGATGCATGTAGAAGCTTCGAGAATTATCTGGCTGAAATGATTGTTGAAGAAGGGAAAATGAGGGATATAATGGATGTAGAAGAATTGTTATACTgttggaaaaatttaaaaagccCTGTTTTTATTGACTTAGTCTGCAGATTCTACGGTGAACTATGCAAGGATTTGTTTTCCAACACCTATAAGGATGATATCAATAGTCCACAGAAAATCATGCAATAA
- the LOC107022727 gene encoding LOB domain-containing protein 13, with translation MSRERERLDEMGKKLKTEIDISQLQMQQQMGRRHVLGPVGGGTTLNNVTPCAACKLLRRRCAEECPFSPYFSPHEPHKFAAVHKVFGASNVSKLLMEVPVGQRADAANSLVYEANVRLRDPVYGCMGAISTLQQQIQNLQVELNTIRAEILRYKYREATNSLIASISTSVAPELPQAPPTPPPPPPPPSVVVVSSSSSSASSTSSNLYTPASSSVANFSAITNNNISYFDQQ, from the exons ATGTCAAGAGAAAG GGAGAGATTAGATGAGATGGGAAAGAAGTTAAAGACAGAGATAGATATTTCACAGCTACAAATGCAACAACAAATGGGAAGAAGACACGTGTTGGGACCTGTTGGGGGAGGAACAACATTGAACAATGTTACACCTTGTGCTGCTTGTAAACTTTTAAGAAGAAGATGTGCTGAGGAATGCCCTTTTTCTCCATATTTTTCCCCACATGAACCTCACAAATTTGCTGCTGTTCATAAAGTATTTGGGGCAAGCAATGTCTCCAAATTGCTCATG gagGTGCCTGTGGGACAAAGGGCAGATGCAGCAAATAGTTTGGTATATGAAGCAAATGTGAGGCTAAGAGATCCAGTGTATGGATGCATGGGTGCAATTTCAACTCTACAacaacaaattcaaaatttacaaGTTGAGCTTAATACAATTAGGGCTGAAATATTGAGATACAAATATAGAGAAGCTACTAATAGTCTTATTGCTTCTATTTCCACCTCTGTGGCACCTGAGCTACCACAAGCTCCTCCTACTccgccaccaccaccaccaccaccctccGTGGTGGTGGTTTCGTCATCATCTTCTTCTGCTTCATCAACTTCTTCTAATTTATACACACCGGCCTCGTCTAGTGTGGCAAACTTTAGTGCCATTACTAATAATAACATATCGTATTTTGATCAGCAATAG
- the LOC107021493 gene encoding CBL-interacting serine/threonine-protein kinase 11 has product MPEKPIFGKYELGKLLGCGAFAKVYHAREISSGKSIAIKIIHKSNILNKDGLLNNRIEREVCIMRQLQHPYIVRLYEVLATKTKIYFVMEYVKGGELFNQISSKGRFTEDLSRKCFQQLISAVNYCHSRGIYHRDLKPENVLIDENGDLKVSDFGLSATTDQIQSFDGLLHTVCGSPAYVAPEVLTIKGYDGAKTDIWSCGIMLFVMIAGYFPFYDQNLMLMYKKIYKGEFRCPKWISPDGKRILSRLLDVNPATRITIEEIIRDPWFRKGLKFIKFSEEEEISKINSLTNCLNAFDIISFSQGLDISGLFKSNNPVDDLERIVVEESPESVIERIEEVGKKENFRMKKKKDWGIDMKVQNGKLTMSLSFFVSRLTERLIVVEIQKIDGNDDMYKDVWRNKLKPVILSQQGTELHISDS; this is encoded by the coding sequence ATGCCGGAGAAGCCTATATTCGGAAAATATGAGCTAGGAAAGCTACTCGGTTGTGGCGCATTTGCCAAAGTGTACCACGCTAGAGAAATCAGCAGTGGAAAGAGCATCGCAATCAAAATAATTCACAAGagtaatattttgaataaagaTGGTCTTCTCAACAATAGAATCGAGCGTGAGGTCTGCATTATGCGGCAGCTGCAGCATCCATACATTGTTAGACTCTATGAAGTGCTTGCTACGAAGACGAAGATCTATTTCGTTATGGAATACGTCAAAGGAGGCGAATTATTCAACCAGATCTCCAGTAAAGGCCGATTCACTGAGGATCTCAGCCGGAAATGCTTTCAGCAATTGATTTCCGCGGTTAATTACTGTCATTCACGTGGAATTTACCATCGCGATTTGAAACCTGAGAATGTTCTAATTGACGAAAATGGAGATCTGAAAGTTTCCGATTTCGGGCTTAGTGCTACAACGGATCAAATTCAATCATTCGACGGGCTTCTACATACGGTTTGCGGATCTCCGGCGTATGTAGCACCGGAGGTTTTGACGATTAAAGGATACGACGGAGCTAAAACAGATATCTGGTCATGTGGAATTATGCTATTCGTGATGATCGCCGGTTACTTCCCGTTCTACGATCAGAATCTGATGTTAATGTACAAAAAAATCTACAAAGGCGAATTCCGGTGCCCGAAATGGATCTCTCCGGACGGTAAGCGGATTCTATCTCGTCTTCTGGATGTAAATCCGGCGACCAGAATTACGATCGAAGAAATCATCAGAGATCCATGGTTCAGAAAGGGATTGAAATTTATCAAATTCTCAGAAGAGGAAGAAATTAGTAAGATAAATTCGTTAACAAATTGTCTGAATGCGTTTGATATAATTTCGTTCTCCCAGGGATTAGACATTTCTGGATTGTTCAAATCGAACAATCCGGTGGATGATTTGGAGAGGATAGTGGTGGAAGAGTCGCCGGAGAGTGTAATTGAGAGAATTGAAGAGGTAGGGAAGAAGGAGAATTTcaggatgaagaagaaaaaagattgGGGAATCGATATGAAAGTACAAAACGGTAAATTAACCATGAGTTTGAGCTTTTTCGTATCTCGATTAACCGAACGATTAATAGTGGTCGAAATTCAAAAAATCGATGGTAATGATGATATGTATAAAGATGTATGGAGGAATAAATTGAAGCCCGTAATTTTGAGCCAACAGGGAACAGAGCTTCACATTTCCGACAGCTAA
- the LOC107020989 gene encoding probable serine/threonine-protein kinase WNK4 isoform X2 — protein MYSGGFSENCKESEEEDLGYVETDPTGRYGRCEEVLGKGAMKTVYRAIDEFLGMEVAWSQVRLNDLLQSPEDIERLYSEVHLLSTLNHPSIMKFYTSWIDIEKRTFNFITELFTSGTLRGYRNKYHRVNIRAVKIWARQILEGLIYLHEHDPPVIHRDLKCDNIFANGHLGQVKIGDLGLAAILRGSQRAHSVIGTPEFMAPELYDENYDELVDVYSFGMCMLEMLTGEYPYSECVNPAQIYKKVISGKRPRAFYKVQDLDAQRFIRKCLEPASNRSSAKELMLDPFLVINDADSESVTMMRLQKPIYNDKIAIEDLHLNEDVPRTNMTITGKLNPEDDTIFLKVQIADKEGGVRHVYFPFDTVTDTPTEVANEMVKELEITDWKPCEIANMIDGEISGLVPQWKKWNQFESSDYHVLSYKDDDNDRHNPFQGFSSSSSSQVSLSGDMFDDTSSQCSSHSANYSNFNYFSDDENDPATTTSTRQSQPATAISHHTSRFCPEENSNTGQSLARTCYKQCKAMLESKGTSSNSKGKGKDDARRLTRNKSLVDMRSQLLHKSLVEEVHKRRLFKTVGAVENIGFQQPYEDLKRSPRSMNCTNSMRLSSDGKGQGHKPRRH, from the exons ATGTATTCTGGAGGATTTTCAGAAAATTGCAAAGAATCAGAGGAGGAGGATCTTGGGTATGTTGAAACTGACCCTACTGGTCGTTATGGACGT TGCGAGGAAGTTCTGGGAAAAGGGGCAATGAAAACAGTTTATAGGGCAATTGATGAGTTCTTAGGTATGGAAGTGGCATGGAGCCAAGTTAGACTTAATGATTTGCTTCAGTCACCAGAGGATATAGAGAGGCTTTACTCTGAAGTTCATTTGCTTAGCACTCTGAATCATCCTTCTATCATGAAATTCTATACTTCATGGATCGATATCGAAAAGAGGACCTTTAATTTCATTACTGAGTTGTTCACTTCCGGTACTCTCCGAGG ATACAGAAATAAATATCATCGAGTAAATATTCGAGCAGTAAAGATTTGGGCACGCCAAATTCTGGAAGGTCTGATTTATTTACATGAACATGATCCGCCAGTGATTCATCGAGACTTGAAGTGTGATAACATATTTGCTAATGGTCATCTTGGACAAGTAAAGATTGGGGACCTGGGATTGGCAGCAATTCTTCGTGGATCACAGAGAGCACACAGTGTTATAG GAACACCTGAGTTCATGGCACCAGAATTGTACGACGAGAACTATGATGAGCTTGTTGATGTATATTCGTTTGGCATGTGCATGTTGGAGATGCTTACTGGTGAATATCCATATAGTGAATGTGTTAACCCTGCACAAATATACAAGAAAGTGATCTCT GGTAAGAGGCCAAGGGCATTTTATAAAGTTCAAGACTTGGATGCTCAACGGTTTATTAGGAAATGCTTGGAACCAgcatcaaatagatcatcagcGAAAGAACTAATGCTTGATCCGTTCCTCGTGATTAACGATGCCGATAGTGAGTCAGTTACAATGATGCGACTTCAGAAGCCTATCTATAATGATAAAATTGCTATCGAGGACCTTCACTTGAATGAGGATGTTCCAAGGACTAATATGACCATCACGGGGAAGTTGAACCCTGAAGATGATACCATTTTTCTTAAAGTGCAGATTGCGGATAAAGAAG GTGGTGTTAGGCATGTGTATTTCCCATTCGACACTGTGACTGACACCCCCACGGAGGTGGCAAACGAAATGGTGAAGGAATTAGAAATTACAGATTGGAAGCCATGTGAAATCGCTAATATGATTGATGGAGAAATATCTGGCCTAGTACCTCAGTGGAAGAAATGGAATCAGTTTGAATCCTCCGATTACCATGTTCTGAGCTATAAGGATGATGATAACGATCGCCATAACCCTTTCCAAGGTTTCTCGTCTTCTTCATCTTCCCAAGTGTCATTGTCAG GTGATATGTTTGATGACACGAGCTCTCAATGCTCGTCACACTCTGCAAACTATTCCAACTTCAATTACTTCTCTGACGATGAGAATGATCCTGCAACGACAACCTCTACAAGACAAAGTCAACCAGCTACTGCAATTAGTCACCACACTTCGCGATTCTGCCCTGAGGAAAACTCAAACACCGGACAGTCTTTGGCAAGAACATGCTACAAGCAATGCAAAGCTATGCTAGAATCAAAAGGAACTTCTTCCAACTCTAAAGGGAAAGGTAAAGATGATGCGCGTAGACTAACAAGGAACAAGTCCTTAGTTGATATGCGAAGTCAGTTGTTGCACAAGTCATTGGTGGAAGAAGTGCACAAGAGACGATTGTTCAAGACTGTTGGTGCTGTTGAAAACATCGGGTTTCAACAGCCTTACGAGGATTTGAAGAGGAGTCCTAGATCGATGAATTGTACTAATTCGATGAGATTGTCGAGTGATGGTAAGGGACAAGGTCACAAACCAAGAAGACATTGA
- the LOC107022563 gene encoding transcription repressor OFP2-like: MGNHKFKFSDMMPNTWFYKLKDMSKTKNHKSPFSSSSTNKSQYSQPRSSFSYTRRSIRVDKIYNSHSYNFLDQPRRSSSSSSKKKTKRKTIYKPSPKHIPSSVTNYVSVSNKLNTSSSVYSTEKDKFPELDFLNSPSSEFDSVDSQSFNELPSTWPNSCNCHFTSSATDIIIDMNDKALSNEFHNLNTEYVEFSDIDQLPPIITKASNSIKNIKQDENVKAQREKEPKNRVGSPVSTKHYSSSSGVKLRTNSTKVANKRNSVSSSKRRSKAKKESCSTSTGTSFAIVKASIDPEKDFRESMIEMVVENNIRASKELENLLACYLSLNSNEYHDLIVKAFEQIWFDLSDLHL; this comes from the coding sequence ATGGGAAATCACAAATTCAAGTTTTCAGATATGATGCCAAACACTTGGTTTTACAAGCTTAAAGATATGAGCAAAACCAAAAACCATAAATCCccattttcatcttcttctacAAATAAGTCACAATATTCTCAACCAAGATCATCATTTTCTTATACTAGAAGGTCCATTAGAGTTGACAAGATTTACAATTCTCATTCTTATAATTTTCTTGATCAACCAAGAAGATCATCATCGTCTTCAtctaagaaaaaaacaaagagaaaaactaTTTACAAGCCTTCGCCTAAACACATTCCTTCTTCTGTTACCAACTACGTCTCAGTCTCAAACAAGTTGAATACCTCTTCTTCTGTTTACTCAACAGAAAAGGATAAATTCCCTGAATTAGATTTCCTCAACTCTCCATCCTCCGAATTCGACTCTGTTGATTCTCAATCTTTCAACGAACTCCCCTCAACTTGGCCAAATTCTTGTAATTGTCACTTCACTTCTTCAGCTACCGATATAATCATAGACATGAATGACAAAGCTCTCTCGAATGAATTCCACAATCTAAATACAGAGTACGTGGAATTTTCAGATATTGATCAACTCCCTCCGATCATTACAAAAGCATCGAATTCCATCAAGAACATAAAACAGGACGAAAATGTGAAGGCTCAACGAGAAAAGGAACCTAAAAACAGAGTAGGTTCCCCTGTTTCGACAAAACATTACTCAAGCTCTTCTGGTGTAAAACTAAGAACAAATTCTACTAAAGTAGCAAACAAGAGAAATAGtgtgtcatcatcaaaaaggcgTTCGAAGGCGAAAAAAGAGAGTTGTTCAACTTCAACAGGGACTAGTTTTGCTATAGTGAAGGCTTCCATTGATCCTGAGAAGGATTTTAGAGAATCTATGATTGAAATGGTTGTTGAGAACAATATCAGGGCATCGAAAGAGTTGGAAAATCTTCTTGCTTGTTATCTTTCGTTGAATTCAAATGAATATCATGATCTTATTGTTAAGGCATTTGAACAAATATGGTTCGACTTGTCTGATCTTCACTTGTAA
- the LOC107020989 gene encoding probable serine/threonine-protein kinase WNK4 isoform X1, which yields MYSGGFSENCKESEEEDLGYVETDPTGRYGRCEEVLGKGAMKTVYRAIDEFLGMEVAWSQVRLNDLLQSPEDIERLYSEVHLLSTLNHPSIMKFYTSWIDIEKRTFNFITELFTSGTLRGYRNKYHRVNIRAVKIWARQILEGLIYLHEHDPPVIHRDLKCDNIFANGHLGQVKIGDLGLAAILRGSQRAHSVIGTPEFMAPELYDENYDELVDVYSFGMCMLEMLTGEYPYSECVNPAQIYKKVISGKRPRAFYKVQDLDAQRFIRKCLEPASNRSSAKELMLDPFLVINDADSESVTMMRLQKPIYNDKIAIEDLHLNEDVPRTNMTITGKLNPEDDTIFLKVQIADKEGGVRHVYFPFDTVTDTPTEVANEMVKELEITDWKPCEIANMIDGEISGLVPQWKKWNQFESSDYHVLSYKDDDNDRHNPFQGFSSSSSSQVSLSGLLSSQVIDTNTNDRRWLHGDMFDDTSSQCSSHSANYSNFNYFSDDENDPATTTSTRQSQPATAISHHTSRFCPEENSNTGQSLARTCYKQCKAMLESKGTSSNSKGKGKDDARRLTRNKSLVDMRSQLLHKSLVEEVHKRRLFKTVGAVENIGFQQPYEDLKRSPRSMNCTNSMRLSSDGKGQGHKPRRH from the exons ATGTATTCTGGAGGATTTTCAGAAAATTGCAAAGAATCAGAGGAGGAGGATCTTGGGTATGTTGAAACTGACCCTACTGGTCGTTATGGACGT TGCGAGGAAGTTCTGGGAAAAGGGGCAATGAAAACAGTTTATAGGGCAATTGATGAGTTCTTAGGTATGGAAGTGGCATGGAGCCAAGTTAGACTTAATGATTTGCTTCAGTCACCAGAGGATATAGAGAGGCTTTACTCTGAAGTTCATTTGCTTAGCACTCTGAATCATCCTTCTATCATGAAATTCTATACTTCATGGATCGATATCGAAAAGAGGACCTTTAATTTCATTACTGAGTTGTTCACTTCCGGTACTCTCCGAGG ATACAGAAATAAATATCATCGAGTAAATATTCGAGCAGTAAAGATTTGGGCACGCCAAATTCTGGAAGGTCTGATTTATTTACATGAACATGATCCGCCAGTGATTCATCGAGACTTGAAGTGTGATAACATATTTGCTAATGGTCATCTTGGACAAGTAAAGATTGGGGACCTGGGATTGGCAGCAATTCTTCGTGGATCACAGAGAGCACACAGTGTTATAG GAACACCTGAGTTCATGGCACCAGAATTGTACGACGAGAACTATGATGAGCTTGTTGATGTATATTCGTTTGGCATGTGCATGTTGGAGATGCTTACTGGTGAATATCCATATAGTGAATGTGTTAACCCTGCACAAATATACAAGAAAGTGATCTCT GGTAAGAGGCCAAGGGCATTTTATAAAGTTCAAGACTTGGATGCTCAACGGTTTATTAGGAAATGCTTGGAACCAgcatcaaatagatcatcagcGAAAGAACTAATGCTTGATCCGTTCCTCGTGATTAACGATGCCGATAGTGAGTCAGTTACAATGATGCGACTTCAGAAGCCTATCTATAATGATAAAATTGCTATCGAGGACCTTCACTTGAATGAGGATGTTCCAAGGACTAATATGACCATCACGGGGAAGTTGAACCCTGAAGATGATACCATTTTTCTTAAAGTGCAGATTGCGGATAAAGAAG GTGGTGTTAGGCATGTGTATTTCCCATTCGACACTGTGACTGACACCCCCACGGAGGTGGCAAACGAAATGGTGAAGGAATTAGAAATTACAGATTGGAAGCCATGTGAAATCGCTAATATGATTGATGGAGAAATATCTGGCCTAGTACCTCAGTGGAAGAAATGGAATCAGTTTGAATCCTCCGATTACCATGTTCTGAGCTATAAGGATGATGATAACGATCGCCATAACCCTTTCCAAGGTTTCTCGTCTTCTTCATCTTCCCAAGTGTCATTGTCAGGTTTGCTCTCCTCTCAAGTGATTGACACAAACACCAATGACCGGCGTTGGCTTCATG GTGATATGTTTGATGACACGAGCTCTCAATGCTCGTCACACTCTGCAAACTATTCCAACTTCAATTACTTCTCTGACGATGAGAATGATCCTGCAACGACAACCTCTACAAGACAAAGTCAACCAGCTACTGCAATTAGTCACCACACTTCGCGATTCTGCCCTGAGGAAAACTCAAACACCGGACAGTCTTTGGCAAGAACATGCTACAAGCAATGCAAAGCTATGCTAGAATCAAAAGGAACTTCTTCCAACTCTAAAGGGAAAGGTAAAGATGATGCGCGTAGACTAACAAGGAACAAGTCCTTAGTTGATATGCGAAGTCAGTTGTTGCACAAGTCATTGGTGGAAGAAGTGCACAAGAGACGATTGTTCAAGACTGTTGGTGCTGTTGAAAACATCGGGTTTCAACAGCCTTACGAGGATTTGAAGAGGAGTCCTAGATCGATGAATTGTACTAATTCGATGAGATTGTCGAGTGATGGTAAGGGACAAGGTCACAAACCAAGAAGACATTGA